A window of Bos taurus isolate L1 Dominette 01449 registration number 42190680 breed Hereford chromosome 19, ARS-UCD2.0, whole genome shotgun sequence contains these coding sequences:
- the CCR7 gene encoding C-C chemokine receptor type 7 precursor: MDLGKPMKNVLVVALLVIFQVCLCQDEVTDDYIGDNTTVDYTLYESVCFKKDVRNFKAWFLPIMYSIICFVGLLGNGLVMLTYIYFKRLKTMTDTYLLNLALADILFLLTLPFWAYSAAKSWVFGVHVCKLIFGIYKISFFSGMLLLLCISIDRYVAIVQAVSAHRHRARVLLISKLSCLGIWMLAIVLSTPEVMYSGIQKSSSEQALRCSLVTEHVEALITIQVAQMVVGFLIPLMAMSFCYLVIIRTLLQARNFERNKAIKVIIAVVVVFVAFQLPYNGVVLAQTVANFNITSGTSCELSKQLNIAYDVTYSLACVRCCVNPFLYAFIGVKFRSDLFKLFKDLGCLSQEQLRQWSSCRHTRRSSMSVEAETTTTFSP; encoded by the exons ATGGACCTGG GGAAGCCAATGAAGAACGTGTTGGTGGTGGCCCTTCTCGTCATTTTCCAG GTGTGCCTCTGCCAAGATGAGGTCACGGACGATTACATCGGAGACAACACCACGGTGGACTACACGCTGTACGAGTCCGTGTGCTTCAAGAAGGATGTGCGGAACTTCAAAGCCTGGTTCCTCCCGATCATGTACTCCATCATTTGCTTCGTGGGCCTTCTGGGCAACGGGCTGGTCATGCTGACCTACATCTATTTCAAGAGGCTCAAGACCATGACTGATACGTACCTGCTCAACCTAGCCCTGGCAGACATTCTCTTCCTTCTGACCCTCCCCTTCTGGGCATACAGCGCAGCCAAGTCCTGGGTCTTTGGGGTCCACGTTTGCAAGCTCATCTTTGGCATCTACAAGATAAGCTTCTTCAGTGGCATGCTCCTGCTGCTATGCATCAGCATCGACCGCTACGTTGCCATCGTCCAGGCCGTCTCGGCCCACCGCCACCGTGCCCGTGTCCTTCTCATCAGCAAGCTCTCCTGCCTGGGCATCTGGATGCTGGCCATAGTGCTCTCCACCCCAGAGGTGATGTACAGCGGGATCCAGAAGAGCAGCAGCGAGCAGGCACTGCGGTGCTCCCTTGTCACCGAGCACGTGGAGGCCTTGATCACCATCCAGGTGGCCCAGATGGTGGTAGGCTTCCTGATCCCCCTGATGGCCATGAGCTTCTGCTACCTCGTCATCATCCGCACCCTGCTCCAGGCACGCAACTTCGAGCGCAACAAGGCCATCAAGGTGATCATTGCTGTGGTCGTGGTCTTCGTAGCCTTCCAGCTGCCCTACAACGGGGTGGTTCTGGCCCAGACGGTGGCCAACTTCAACATCACCAGCGGCACCAGCTGCGAGCTCAGCAAGCAACTCAACATCGCCTACGATGTCACCTACAGCCTGGCCTGCGTCCGCTGCTGTGTCAACCCTTTCTTGTACGCCTTCATTGGCGTCAAGTTCCGCAGCGACCTCTTCAAGCTCTTCAAGGACCTGGGCTGCCTCAGCCAGGAGCAGCTCCGGCAGTGGTCTTCCTGCCGGCACACCCGACGGTCCTCCATGAGTGTGGAGGCTGAGACCACCACCACCTTCTCCCCGTAG